One Felis catus isolate Fca126 chromosome D3, F.catus_Fca126_mat1.0, whole genome shotgun sequence DNA segment encodes these proteins:
- the HAUS1 gene encoding HAUS augmin-like complex subunit 1 isoform X3, whose amino-acid sequence MDCFMVAAWLKKIFGDHPIPQYEVNPRTTEILHHLSERNRVRDRDVCLVIEDLKQKASEYESEAKHLQDLLMESVNFSPANLSGAGSRYLNALVDSAVALETKDSSLASFIPAVNDLTSDLFRTKSKNEEIKLELAKLEKNLTATLVLEKCLQEDLKKAELHLSTERAKVDHRLQNMDFLKAKSEEFRFGIKAAEEQLSTRGMDASLSHQSLVALSEKLAELKRQTIPLKKKLESYLDLMPNPSLAQVKIEEAKRELDTIEAELTKKVDMMEL is encoded by the exons ATGGATtgttttatg GTTGCTGCgtggttgaaaaaaatatttggagatcaCCCCATTCCGCAATATGAGGTGAATCCTCGGACCACGGAGATTTTACATCACCTTTCAGAACGCAACAGAGTCCGGGACAGGGATGTCTGCCTGGTAATAGAAGACTTGAAACAGAAAGCAAGCGAATATGAATCAGAAG CCAAGCACCTTCAAGACCTTCTCATGGAAAGTGTGAATTTTTCCCCTGCCAATCTGTCTGGCGCTGGTTCTAGGTACCTGAATGCTTTGGTTGACAGTGCAGTGGCCCTTGAAACAAAGGATTCCTCACTAGCTAG TTTTATCCCCGCAGTGAATGATTTGACGTCTGATCTTTTCCGTACCAAatccaaaaatgaagaaatcaagctTGAATTGGcgaaacttgaaaaaaatctaactGCAACTTTAgtgttggaaaaatgtctacaaGA GGATCTAAAGAAGGCAGAGTTGCATCTGTCTACGGAAAGGGCCAAAGTTGACCATCGTCTTCAGAACATGGATTTCCTAAAAGCAAAGTCGGAGGAGTTCAGATTTGGAATCAAAGCTGCAGAG GAGCAACTTTCCACCAGAGGCATGGATGCTTCTCTGTCTCACCAGTCCCTCGTAGCGCTCTCAGAG AAATTGGCAGAACTAAAACGACAGACAATACCTTTGAAGAAAAAATTGGAGTCCTATTTAGATTTAATGCCg aatccgTCGCTTGCTCAGGTGAAAATTGAAGAAGCAAAGCGGGAACTA gaTACCATTGAAGCTGAGCTTACAAAGAAAGTAGATATGATGGAACTGTGA
- the HAUS1 gene encoding HAUS augmin-like complex subunit 1 isoform X1 produces the protein MMRRSGPVPTGRRCWRHPVPGAAGLKVAAWLKKIFGDHPIPQYEVNPRTTEILHHLSERNRVRDRDVCLVIEDLKQKASEYESEAKHLQDLLMESVNFSPANLSGAGSRYLNALVDSAVALETKDSSLASFIPAVNDLTSDLFRTKSKNEEIKLELAKLEKNLTATLVLEKCLQEDLKKAELHLSTERAKVDHRLQNMDFLKAKSEEFRFGIKAAEEQLSTRGMDASLSHQSLVALSEKLAELKRQTIPLKKKLESYLDLMPNPSLAQVKIEEAKRELDTIEAELTKKVDMMEL, from the exons ATGATGCGGCGCTCAGGCCCGGTTCCGACAGGGAGACGGTGTTGGCGTCACCCTGTACCTGGCGCGGCTGGTTTGAAG GTTGCTGCgtggttgaaaaaaatatttggagatcaCCCCATTCCGCAATATGAGGTGAATCCTCGGACCACGGAGATTTTACATCACCTTTCAGAACGCAACAGAGTCCGGGACAGGGATGTCTGCCTGGTAATAGAAGACTTGAAACAGAAAGCAAGCGAATATGAATCAGAAG CCAAGCACCTTCAAGACCTTCTCATGGAAAGTGTGAATTTTTCCCCTGCCAATCTGTCTGGCGCTGGTTCTAGGTACCTGAATGCTTTGGTTGACAGTGCAGTGGCCCTTGAAACAAAGGATTCCTCACTAGCTAG TTTTATCCCCGCAGTGAATGATTTGACGTCTGATCTTTTCCGTACCAAatccaaaaatgaagaaatcaagctTGAATTGGcgaaacttgaaaaaaatctaactGCAACTTTAgtgttggaaaaatgtctacaaGA GGATCTAAAGAAGGCAGAGTTGCATCTGTCTACGGAAAGGGCCAAAGTTGACCATCGTCTTCAGAACATGGATTTCCTAAAAGCAAAGTCGGAGGAGTTCAGATTTGGAATCAAAGCTGCAGAG GAGCAACTTTCCACCAGAGGCATGGATGCTTCTCTGTCTCACCAGTCCCTCGTAGCGCTCTCAGAG AAATTGGCAGAACTAAAACGACAGACAATACCTTTGAAGAAAAAATTGGAGTCCTATTTAGATTTAATGCCg aatccgTCGCTTGCTCAGGTGAAAATTGAAGAAGCAAAGCGGGAACTA gaTACCATTGAAGCTGAGCTTACAAAGAAAGTAGATATGATGGAACTGTGA
- the HAUS1 gene encoding HAUS augmin-like complex subunit 1 isoform X2: MEAQEEKEAQVAAWLKKIFGDHPIPQYEVNPRTTEILHHLSERNRVRDRDVCLVIEDLKQKASEYESEAKHLQDLLMESVNFSPANLSGAGSRYLNALVDSAVALETKDSSLASFIPAVNDLTSDLFRTKSKNEEIKLELAKLEKNLTATLVLEKCLQEDLKKAELHLSTERAKVDHRLQNMDFLKAKSEEFRFGIKAAEEQLSTRGMDASLSHQSLVALSEKLAELKRQTIPLKKKLESYLDLMPNPSLAQVKIEEAKRELDTIEAELTKKVDMMEL; the protein is encoded by the exons ATGGaagcacaggaagagaaagaggcgCAG GTTGCTGCgtggttgaaaaaaatatttggagatcaCCCCATTCCGCAATATGAGGTGAATCCTCGGACCACGGAGATTTTACATCACCTTTCAGAACGCAACAGAGTCCGGGACAGGGATGTCTGCCTGGTAATAGAAGACTTGAAACAGAAAGCAAGCGAATATGAATCAGAAG CCAAGCACCTTCAAGACCTTCTCATGGAAAGTGTGAATTTTTCCCCTGCCAATCTGTCTGGCGCTGGTTCTAGGTACCTGAATGCTTTGGTTGACAGTGCAGTGGCCCTTGAAACAAAGGATTCCTCACTAGCTAG TTTTATCCCCGCAGTGAATGATTTGACGTCTGATCTTTTCCGTACCAAatccaaaaatgaagaaatcaagctTGAATTGGcgaaacttgaaaaaaatctaactGCAACTTTAgtgttggaaaaatgtctacaaGA GGATCTAAAGAAGGCAGAGTTGCATCTGTCTACGGAAAGGGCCAAAGTTGACCATCGTCTTCAGAACATGGATTTCCTAAAAGCAAAGTCGGAGGAGTTCAGATTTGGAATCAAAGCTGCAGAG GAGCAACTTTCCACCAGAGGCATGGATGCTTCTCTGTCTCACCAGTCCCTCGTAGCGCTCTCAGAG AAATTGGCAGAACTAAAACGACAGACAATACCTTTGAAGAAAAAATTGGAGTCCTATTTAGATTTAATGCCg aatccgTCGCTTGCTCAGGTGAAAATTGAAGAAGCAAAGCGGGAACTA gaTACCATTGAAGCTGAGCTTACAAAGAAAGTAGATATGATGGAACTGTGA
- the ATP5F1A gene encoding ATP synthase subunit alpha, mitochondrial: protein MLSVRVAAAVARALPRRAGLVSKNALGSSFIAARNLHASNTRLQKTGTAEVSSILEERILGADTSVDLEETGRVLSIGDGIARVHGLRNVQAEEMVEFSSGLKGMSLNLEPDNVGVVVFGNDKLIKEGDIVKRTGAIVDVPVGEELLGRVVDALGNAIDGKGPIGSKTRRRVGLKAPGIIPRISVREPMQTGIKAVDSLVPIGRGQRELIIGDRQTGKTSIAIDTIINQKRFNDGTDEKKKLYCIYVAIGQKRSTVAQLVKRLTDADAMKYTIVVSATASDAAPLQYLAPYSGCSMGEYFRDNGKHALIIYDDLSKQAVAYRQMSLLLRRPPGREAYPGDVFYLHSRLLERAAKMNDSFGGGSLTALPVIETQAGDVSAYIPTNVISITDGQIFLETELFYKGIRPAINVGLSVSRVGSAAQTRAMKQVAGTMKLELAQYREVAAFAQFGSDLDAATQQLLSRGVRLTELLKQGQYSPMAIEEQVAVIYAGVRGYLDKLEPSKITKFEHAFLAHVISQHQALLGNIRTDGKISEQSDAKLKEIVTNFLAGFEA, encoded by the exons ATGCTGTCCGTGCGCGTCGCTGCGGCCGTGGCCCGCGCCCTGCCTAGGCGGGCCGGGCTG GTCTCCAAAAATGCTTTGGGATCATCCTTCATTGCTGCAAGGAACCTCCATGCCTCTAACACACGTCTCCAGAAGACTG GCACTGCCGAAGTGTCCTCTATCCTTGAAGAACGCATTCTTGGAGCCGATACCTCTGTTGACCTTGAGGAGACCGGGCGTGTCCTAAGCATTGGTGATGGTATTGCCCGTGTACATGGGCTGAGAAATGTTCAGGCAGAAGAAATGGTGGAGTTTTCTTCAGGTTTAAAg GGTATGTCTCTGAACTTGGAACCTGACAATGTTGGTGTTGTCGTGTTTGGCAATGATAAACTGATTAAAGAAGGAGATATTGTGAAGAGAACAGGAGCCATTGTGGATGTTCCAGTTGGTGAGGAGCTGTTGGGCCGTGTCGTAGATGCCCTTGGTAATGCCATTGATGGAAAG GGTCCGATTGGTTCCAAGACCCGTAGGCGAGTTGGCCTGAAAGCCCCTGGGATCATTCCTCGAATTTCTGTGCGTGAGCCAATGCAGACTGGCATTAAGGCTGTGGATAGCTTGGTGCCAATTGGTCGTGGTCAGCGTGAGCTGATTATTGGTGACCGTCAGACTGG caaaacctCAATTGCTATTGACACAATCATTAACCAGAAACGTTTCAACGATGGAACTGATGAAAAGAAGAAGCTATACTGTATCTACGTTGCTATTGGTCAGAAGAGGTCCACTGTTGCCCAGTTGGTGAAGAGACTTACAGATGCAG ATGCCATGAAGTACACCATCGTGGTTTCAGCTACTGCTTCTGATGCTGCTCCGCTTCAGTACCTGGCTCCTTATTCTGGCTGTTCTATGGGAGAGTATTTTCGGGATAATGGCAAACATGCTCTGATCATCTATGACGACTTATCCAAACAG GCTGTTGCTTATCGTCAGATGTCTCTGCTGCTCCGCCGACCCCCTGGTCGTGAGGCCTATCCTGGTGATGTGTTCTACCTACACTCTCGTCTGCTAGAAAGAGCGGCGAAAATGAACGATTCTTTTGGCGGTGGCTCCTTGACTGCTTTACCAGTCATAGAAACACAAGCTGGTGATGTGTCTGCTTACATTCCAACAAATGTCATTTCCATCACTGATGGACAG ATCTTCTTGGAAACAGAATTGTTCTACAAAGGTATCCGCCCTGCCATTAACGTTGGTTTGTCTGTGTCCCGTGTCGGATCTGCTGCTCAAACCAGGGCCATGAAGCAG GTGGCAGGTACCATGAAGCTGGAATTGGCTCAGTATCGTGAGGTTGCTGCTTTTGCCCAGTTCGGTTCTGACCTTGACGCTGCCACGCAACAACTCTTGAGTCGTGGCGTGCGATTGACTGAGTTGCTGAAGCAAGGACAGTATT ctcCCATGGCTATTGAAGAACAAGTGGCTGTTATTTATGCTGGTGTGAGAGGGTATCTTGATAAATTGGAGCCTAGCAAGATCACAAAGTTTGAGCATGCTTTCTTGGCTCATGTTATCAGCCAGCACCAAGCTCTGTTGGGCAACATCAG GACTGATGGAAAGATCTCAGAACAGTCAGATGCAAAGCTGAAAGAGATTGTGACAAATTTCTTGGCTGGATTTGAAGCTTAA